The window GGCGAACTGGTAGTTTCTAAATATCAAGGACCGGTTGCTTGTATGCTTTTGAAAAAGGGAACAGGTGTTTGTTGGGCTGCTATTAATCAAGAAAAAAGTATAGTTGTTGAAGATGTGCATAATTTTCCGGGACATATTGCTTGCGATTCTCGTTCTCAGTCTGAAATTGTAATACCACTAAAAAATAAAGCGGGTAAGATTGTTGGTGTTCTTGATGTTGATAGTAAAGATTTGAATTCCTTTGATAAAATTGATCGTATTTATCTTGAAAAGATTTTAGACCTGATATATATTTAAAAGATGAGTGATTTTTTAATTTATTCAATAATATTAGCTTTTGCCATTTCGGGCGAACTTATATTTTTAGCTATTGGTGCAGGCGTTACTATGCATCCTTATTCTTCTTGGTTGAATATAAAAGCAGCATTTATTTTTGGTTTAGCTCAATTTGTTATGGCAACTTTTGCTTTATTTATGGGAAGTCTTATTTCCGGTTTTATGCCGGAATTCTCTTTTATGGCAGGTGCAATTATAATTACATTTGTCGGTGTAAAATTGATCTTAGAAGCAAACAAAGTGAAAAATAATAGCCGAACATTTTTAATTGAAGATTCTCAAATTTTATTAGGAGTTTCGTTGGCAGCTTCTTTTAACACAGTTATTGTTTTTACTGGTTTGGGAATGATATTAACGCAATTCTTATATT is drawn from Bacteroidales bacterium and contains these coding sequences:
- a CDS encoding manganese efflux pump → MSDFLIYSIILAFAISGELIFLAIGAGVTMHPYSSWLNIKAAFIFGLAQFVMATFALFMGSLISGFMPEFSFMAGAIIITFVGVKLILEANKVKNNSRTFLIEDSQILLGVSLAASFNTVIVFTGLGMILTQFLYFPLLILTTIATITVFIGIFIGNKYRPERLGRFSKYLGGLLLVFFALYLLFQ
- a CDS encoding GAF domain-containing protein: MDTKKKEARYQRIYKQLEKLMLTCADEEARKASIIAVLHHKMEYFFWTGFYMLNEGELVVSKYQGPVACMLLKKGTGVCWAAINQEKSIVVEDVHNFPGHIACDSRSQSEIVIPLKNKAGKIVGVLDVDSKDLNSFDKIDRIYLEKILDLIYI